A window from Novipirellula artificiosorum encodes these proteins:
- a CDS encoding DUF1214 domain-containing protein codes for MKIGHITTLTSILLTLGSTPLKAEEVVPLTIEHFPTAETHHMMKVAIDNFDCFGQWAHLRGFTPMDQQTVVRMNRDTLYSSIVLDLTEPATLVKGDTQGRYQSVLVMNEGHFAKLVAYEPGEYELTQEAMGSRYVAIIARTLVDAEDPEDVAAAHKAQDGLGVKQKSKGRFDVPNWDPEALGEMREALKTLGNYLPSRDHSFGASIEDVDPIDHLVSTADAWGGWKPEHAVYRNFVPQQNDGKTAYTLTLKDVPAGDNAFWSISVYNEEGFFQENQSGRYVVNSRTPQADENGAVTIHFGGDSSRPNFLPIMPGWNYMLRIYLPKKPYFDGTWSAPEAQAAK; via the coding sequence ATGAAAATTGGCCACATCACCACACTCACCAGCATCCTGCTAACCCTAGGCTCGACACCCCTCAAGGCCGAAGAAGTGGTCCCCCTGACCATTGAACATTTCCCCACTGCCGAGACGCATCACATGATGAAGGTCGCGATCGACAACTTCGATTGCTTTGGCCAATGGGCCCACCTGCGCGGCTTCACACCAATGGACCAGCAGACCGTGGTGCGAATGAACCGTGACACCCTCTACTCCTCCATCGTGCTCGATCTCACCGAACCCGCGACCCTGGTCAAAGGCGACACTCAGGGCCGCTACCAATCCGTTCTCGTGATGAATGAGGGGCACTTTGCCAAGCTCGTTGCCTATGAGCCCGGCGAATACGAACTGACCCAGGAGGCCATGGGGAGTCGGTATGTCGCCATCATCGCGCGAACCCTCGTCGATGCCGAAGACCCTGAAGATGTCGCGGCGGCCCACAAAGCGCAGGACGGCCTGGGAGTGAAGCAGAAGTCCAAGGGTCGGTTTGATGTGCCCAACTGGGATCCCGAAGCGCTGGGAGAAATGCGCGAGGCGCTCAAGACCCTGGGCAACTACCTCCCCAGTCGCGACCATTCTTTCGGAGCCAGCATTGAGGACGTCGATCCGATCGATCACCTCGTTTCCACCGCGGATGCCTGGGGCGGCTGGAAGCCCGAACATGCGGTCTACCGCAATTTTGTGCCGCAGCAAAACGATGGCAAGACGGCCTACACCCTGACGTTGAAAGACGTTCCCGCAGGCGACAACGCGTTCTGGTCCATCAGTGTCTACAACGAGGAAGGGTTCTTTCAAGAGAACCAGTCCGGCAGATACGTCGTGAACAGCCGCACGCCGCAAGCAGACGAAAACGGAGCGGTCACCATCCACTTCGGCGGGGATTCGTCCCGGCCCAATTTTCTGCCGATCATGCCCGGCTGGAATTACATGCTCCGCATCTATCTGCCAAAGAAACCCTACTTTGACGGCACGTGGAGCGCACCCGAGGCACAGGCTGCAAAGTAG
- a CDS encoding DUF1214 domain-containing protein, producing MHANDEHFYEELNAVIQYEPADAFDPELVGLFAAIGIKKGEPFAPDARMQKLLKDAAAIGNATARSLTFSPRSKAVYFYPDRQWYSSFAGGSHEFMNDGELVLDDRIMFHYAATGITPAMAAPKVGTGSAYAAASKDAGGQYLDGGKTYKVTLPAPIPVNNFWSFMVYSGQHRSMLETDQKSAGIDSTMPSVKPNPDGSYTVWFGPDAPEGHDGNWIQTLPGKSYLTLLRLYGPLEPWFDKTWKPGDFELVE from the coding sequence ATTCATGCCAACGATGAGCACTTCTATGAAGAACTGAACGCAGTGATTCAATACGAGCCCGCAGATGCCTTCGATCCCGAGCTCGTTGGGCTCTTCGCCGCCATCGGCATCAAAAAAGGCGAACCGTTTGCACCGGATGCGCGCATGCAAAAACTTCTCAAAGACGCGGCTGCCATCGGCAACGCCACCGCACGATCCCTGACCTTCAGTCCGCGCAGCAAGGCAGTCTATTTCTATCCGGATCGCCAGTGGTATTCCTCCTTCGCCGGCGGCAGCCACGAGTTCATGAACGACGGTGAGCTGGTTCTCGATGATCGCATCATGTTCCACTACGCGGCTACCGGAATCACCCCCGCCATGGCCGCGCCGAAAGTGGGAACAGGGTCGGCCTATGCCGCTGCATCCAAGGATGCTGGAGGCCAATATCTCGATGGAGGTAAAACCTACAAAGTCACCCTGCCTGCGCCGATTCCAGTCAACAACTTCTGGTCCTTCATGGTGTATTCGGGGCAACACCGCTCCATGCTGGAAACCGACCAGAAATCGGCCGGCATCGACAGCACGATGCCTTCTGTCAAACCCAACCCGGACGGTTCCTACACCGTCTGGTTCGGTCCTGATGCGCCGGAAGGTCACGACGGCAATTGGATCCAAACTCTTCCCGGGAAAAGCTATCTTACCCTCCTCCGTCTCTATGGCCCGCTGGAGCCGTGGTTCGACAAAACCTGGAAACCGGGTGATTTCGAGCTTGTGGAGTAA